The DNA region AGCGAATACTTGATAGAGGGTCCCAGTTCGCCGGAGAGAAGAACGGATACCACCAGGCCATAGATGGCAATGATTCCCGCCATAATCACCGGAATAATCGACTTCATCACCAATTCCGGACGCATTACGGCCGTGGCTGCGATTCCGGTTCCGGAAACAGCAGTTCCATAAGCCGCTCCAGCAGAAGTCAGCACACTGGAAAAAACGACGCCCATCACCCCATAGAATGGTGCATAAGGTGGATGGCGATCCAGTGTCAAAGCAGACACGCTTGTCTCCTTTAGCTGCATGCCCTCAATGAGCCCCATCAGGTCAAGAGAACCCGTTCCATTTTTCGTTGAAGGTACACCTTCCATTTTCTTAGATTTATATGCTGGTAACTACGAACTTAAACAAGAAAAGATTTGTaaagttataaaaacaaaacagttaTATTTACTTGAAAGATAAAGCTCTTCTATATATTGCTTCAGTGGATTCTAAATTTATGAATCTAAAGCCAGCAGTCTGGCATTAATAAAATCTCATTGCTTACTAGATGGcaagtaaatttaaaaaaataaagttcaaATAATTAACTATTTCAGTAGATTTATATACGATTTTACTTTGGTTTTCAAAAAACTATCATTTGTCAACTACAAATCTGCAACCATGATgacgaaaaaaaattaaatactatgtatttttgtatatttgttaTAGACTTATTCTATTAATTCTTAAGTTATTACTAAATAAATGTTAAGGCAAGAttgacttttaaaatattcaacaatttcaatatttttttttataaaaatataaatttctagctgtttaatacattttttaagagtcacggaatttaaatttataaccCATTgacaattttgtttaaattaatgaattttaattattttcttaaattgatttatggaaaacaaatatttttaggtaaaaaaaaaattatatattataatttttactatttgtgacaacattttttatttaacaaatcTCGCTTAGGGATTATTGACATTAAACCTAATATGAAAAACAACAATGgaagaactatgcttggtaagTGCTACAATTTTGGTAGATACTGCTTGGGGGTTACGAAGAAGACGATCCTTCGATTCAGAATGTCCTGAGGTTGCTGAGCAGGGTTTGCTGAGTGGGCGGTTGCGGGGGTCCAGGTGGCAGAGATAGAGGTCCAGGTGGTGGTGGCATCGCAAAGGTTGGAGCCATGGCCATAGCCAAAGTGGAGGGAGGTATCTGTTGAGGACCCTTTCCAGGAGCCGGAAGTACGGATGTTGTAACTCCATCCAGCGGACGGTACTGGCACTTTTTGGCATGGGTTCGCATATTGCTCGACTGGGTGAAGGCCTGATTGCAATTGGGATGTGGACAGACATAGGGTTTGCAACCAGTGTGGTAGTTCAGGTGGGTCTTCAGGTGGTGCTTCTTGGTGAAGGCCTTGGGGCACAGGGGGCAGCTAAAAGGCTTGATTCCCGAATGGAGGCGATGGTGCAGGGTCATGTTGCTGCGATCGGCAAAGGATTTTCCGCACACGGAGCACTGATAGGGTTTCTCCCCACTATGTGTTCTCATGTGCTGTTTTAGGAGCATTTTCCTAGAAAACCTTTTTCCACACTCGTTGCATTTGTGTGGTTTTACTCCAGTGTGAATACGGACGTGCATATTGAAGGCCACTCGCTGGTTGAAGGATTTTGGGCAGTACGGACACTCGTACTCCTTGCGATTCCGATGGATCTTCAGGTGGCTACTCAGATATCCCTTATCGTTGAACGTCTTGCCGCACTCGGGACACTCGGCCGCAAACTCCTTGGTTCCCCGGTGAACTGACAAATGGTACTTGTAGTTCCGCAGCTGCGAGAAGCCCTTTCCGCAATCCGCACACTCGTAACGCGGCGATTTGTGCGTCTTTTCGTGAGCCTAAAAAGTAAGGAAAAATAGtacaaattaattatttttatttaaatattgagattaaatattaaatttagatTGGGATAAAGCCAAAATCAAATGTTCTAGACTTGAGAAATCGCCTTCTCACCTATTAGAGAAGAATCGTTCTCGAAATAGAGACAAAATTACTCTTGAGTTTGTTTTTTGGGACTAAAATATGTTcgatatttttttcttaaaacgTAAAAGTAGACAAGCAAACCGACGCAATCTAGATTGTAAGAAATATAATCGATCTTGACTAACTTTTGAAACAGAGTGATGTTTTTGTTTGCcagtaaaaaatgttatagcttgagttatacatacataaatcGAACTAACCATGTTTAAAATAATAGCCATTTATAAATTAGTAAAGTTGGTCagagaataaaatatttaagtttgaATCTaggctttgttaaaaaaataagataTGCAGAGTAgtagctaattaaaaatgaactgagaatttcaaaaaaacttaaaatgtatttgtttTAGAATTATTTAGGGCTtgcaaaagtttttaaaaaattaaataatatattaaaacatatattttttttgagttgGCAACTGAAGTTGTTGTTCTTTCTCTTCGTGGCCATTTTGTAAAGGCCTCTCGCTTGCTTGACCCTCTCTTTCTAACGTATCTGGTAGCTGCACCCATGCGTAAAACCAGTTTAAAGCCCGGCTTCTGTTTTTGGCCGACTCCATTTTGAGCGGACCGTTTTCGAGATATGATTTGCATAAGGCACTCGATTCTCCGCTGCTCTCTGCCCCACTCCAATCGGATATTAAATCTTTCTCTTCGGAGCTCCGCCCTCCCATTGGATCTCTGTTTCTCCGTTTTTCAAGCCCCGCCCTATTCCAGATGGTATCTCGGTTGGCTAAGAAACCCGTTTTGGGAGGATCTCGTATGTCTTTTGACTTTGAGGACTGGGTGAACGATATTTCATTTGATGTACGGCTATATGAAAGGTTAATGGTGTTCTTGCAATACATTTTGGCTTGAAAGGAATTCTGTTTTTTAAAATGCTTAAATGCAATAGCATTAATAATACTTAAACTGGTGTGAACAATGCAGATCGGCAGTAATCCATTAAATGTTTCCCATAATCTCGTTTCACATTGcgataaatattttcaaaccaGTTGTTAAACGGTTAAGTATAATCAATTTGTCATTCATAATAGTTTGTGTGTAGGTACATAAAGCTTGAATGTTAGTACTTATGAATTTGAATTcaatttgtaatttataaGCCTACAAGAAAATATCATGAATACATATAAGACATAAAATGTAGTTTGCTAACAATTTGTTAGCAGAATAGAAAAGTATCGAAAAGATTTTAGTTATTTCTTAAAgactttaaaattattttctaatCCTTTAAACTAAAAGTAGTATCTTAGTAGGAcctaaataatttattatattattttactacttttttatttattttaatatttttttctttatttaggGAATATGTTCTGAAACTAAACACTCTATTGTAATGAAAATGGAAATCAACTTTACTTAATCCTTTTTTTCAAGccttttttttatgttaaaattaaaatgattgatttattaaaacaagaaTCTAACCTGCAGAGTTTCGGAGCATCCGAAGACCTTCTCGCAAATCCTGCACTTGTAGCTGATCTCCTCGGGGGATGTTGGATTATAGCCAGCGATACCTCCCATTCCTCCACTATTACTGCCGACGGCTGTGGTCACTAGTCCTCCTCCGGCCAATTTGGGCATCATTCCGACGGTTGAAGACTGAACCGAACTTAGACTCAGATTGGTAACGGTGGTCAGTGAGATGTTTGTGCCGGCGGCGGATCCTCCGGCGGCACTCATGATCAGATCCCTGACGGGTCGCACGGAACCACTGGAACTGCTGACAGAGGAGGCGGCGGGTGAGATTAGGGGCGTGGTCTGCTTGTATCCACCTCCGGCCTGCAATCTTTGGTAGTAATCCAAGCACTCCAGGCAATCTGGTCGAGTGCAGGCGGTGCTCTTTGGCCGGATGAGTGGTTGTTGAGGGGTCTGAGCCTGACCATTGATCACATAGGGGGCAAAGAAGCGTTTCTGCTGATTCGGTAAAgtctgctgatgatgatgctgctgttGATAGGGCGATGTGGGTGGGGTACTCAATCCTGCAGCCGCTGCAGCAGCCGCATAGGCGGGTAGTAAGTGCGGGAAGAACTGGGCATAAAACTTGGTGGCATTGGCCATGGCCACCAAATCAGGAGGCAACATGGAGTAGCCTCCATAGGGAGTAGGCATGGTTAACCCAGTTCCAGGTCCAGTTCCAGTTCCTCCAGTTGGAGCAGTTCTTACACTAAGACTGCTGCTCTTGGAGAGATCCAGTATACTCGTGCTCGTATCCTGAGCTGGCTTGCGATCCTTTCCCAGGATTTTACTTATACTAAAGTCGGTGACCTGAACCGGCTGGATCTGGGGGCCAGCTCCCAAATTCTGGACTCCATTGTGGGTGGGCGAAGTGCGTGCCGGCGAGGGCGAGAGATCGTAACTGCGCTGCAGCATGGCGTGCTTGAAACCCATTCTTCTACGCGCCGAAGAATCACTCATAGACCGCTGGGGGCTACCGTTTTGGATGGGTATTTTCGTTATCTACGGAGAAGTTTCGCAGGGGAACTGTCGCGTTACGCGTCGGAACTCGAAATGTCTTGGACTCACGGCTGCTGTGGGCCGTCATCGTCTTTTGGCCGGGCCTAAAGCCAGACTTGCGCTCCCGCTCTCGAATTTAATTGGTCGAGAAACAGGTTTCTTCCGATCCCTCTCTCTCTGAGACTCTCCAATTAACCAAGTTTGACTGCTGGAGACAAACTGTCGCGCCTCCAATTACGAGAGGAGCTGCAATCTGCAGGCCCAGAACCATTTGGTAGTAGCGTTCTACTAGTCACATCTATCATAAGGCTTATCGCTTCCCTCAGATCGCTGGCATCTCTCTTTCGCCCCGCTCTTCTCTCTTTCTTTCTTCTTGCGTTGCCTGGTCCTCTCCTGATAAAGTGACTAAGATTTCGTTTTGGCCGCGTTGTTTTTGTAATTAATTGCGGTAATAAAATGTGCGCATcgttaaattttcaaaatgtatTTCTCTTGTTCCTCATCCACATTCACATTCACATTCTCATCCGCATCCAGcgcacatccacatccacatccacatcctcatcctcgcccgattccgattcccaGGCATGTGTGAATCTTACGGTTATGCGCATGCGCAGCGATCATCTTTCGAGGTGACTCGGTTCGTCACGGCAGTGTTTCTCTAAGATTTGTGTGAGTGTGGGAAGGAAGTGAAGCTATGGTATGGACTGGATGACATAACCGCTTGGAATGTCCGAATCGGGGAATAGGATGTCAGATATTTTTCTTGAGGATATAAAAAACGGTATTAAGTGGGACTGATAACGGTCCAAAGTCGGTGGATCTCTAGTAACCTCTTTTCGAATCTCCATGAACGTAAGTTAGGATCCTTCTCCCTTTAAAATATAGAATATTTGTttgtaaaacatatttaaagtTTGTACTTATTTATGCAATATTTCGTAAAtactaaataataatatagaaCATAGAATCTTTAGAAAATCCTAAAATATAAACTGAATGATCTAATATTCCTATAATGATTTCTATAAtagatacaaatatttattgacttgGTTGTCCTTAAAATGACATTAATACTTACAAccaataaaaattattattttaagtcCAGCATCTCCCCATAACTGGACCTCCTTCCTTGAAAACCTGCCCATTAAATCCAGCCCCCATTGCAAATCAAACCAGGTTAACTTCTTCGACTTGCATAGCATCAGTAGCGACTATAAAAATGTGCAAAACAAAATGCTCGAAGCCCGGTGATTTGTGATTGGCCGAAACGCTCATAAATAACGAGGGATCCCAGTCGAGGACTCTGAGGATCCGCAGAGGTGGATGGTAAGATGGTGACACACAACCAGAATTCAGAGAAGCTCCTGAAACAAATGAAGTGGTATACATTTACAGCTACATGGGATCCGGTGAAATGGAGGTGCTTTTCTGACTCACAAGGACGAGGGTACCGCTCTTAATTGCCAATTACCGAATAGAGTTTCTAATGGTCTCCATGGCACAATCTTGTACACGATTTGTCCACGATCACTTACAAAACGATTTTATCAGGGGAGCCACCTTATAGACCCCCAAGAACAGTGGCCAACTACCTAAgtatcctctagcccagtgatTGATAATGGTTTGACTGTCAACACGCGCTGCCTGCTTTGGTTACCCACGATCTGCATAAATTTCGATTAAACAGGCGattcattataattatatatatgagGGACCGGGTGGAGAACAGTCTACAACACCACAAAACTTGTTCAACCTTAGTTGAAAAACTCTTTTTTCGTATTTCGTTTTTCGGTTCGGTTGGCGTTTCGTGGAATTCCGCCAGATTATTTACATATGCGAAGCGAAGGAAACTTAAGTTTTAATTACACTCACTAAATCATCGGACCTCTCCAGACTCCAAGCTCCAAACTCCAAACTCCAGTCTTCAGTCTCCAGGAGACTTTGTTGCTTTGTCGCATGACTAATGTTTATTAGCTGCTAATGGTTTGTTTTACAAAAGCTACGTGGTTGCCCCATGCAAAGTTCCCCGATCCAACCCATCCGAAAATCCCAGTGAATCCCCAGCCGCTCCAAAACTGTTTCACCCGTTGACATTTTGACAAATTTCCAACTCCTTACT from Drosophila subpulchrella strain 33 F10 #4 breed RU33 chromosome 2L, RU_Dsub_v1.1 Primary Assembly, whole genome shotgun sequence includes:
- the LOC119547300 gene encoding V-type proton ATPase 16 kDa proteolipid subunit gives rise to the protein MEGVPSTKNGTGSLDLMGLIEGMQLKETSVSALTLDRHPPYAPFYGVMGVVFSSVLTSAGAAYGTAVSGTGIAATAVMRPELVMKSIIPVIMAGIIAIYGLVVSVLLSGELGPSIKYSLPTGYVHLAAGLSVGFAGLAAGYAVGEVGDVGVRHIAQQPRLFIGMILILIFAEVLGLYGLIIGIYLYTVNIK
- the LOC119547151 gene encoding zinc finger and SCAN domain-containing protein 21 — translated: MSDSSARRRMGFKHAMLQRSYDLSPSPARTSPTHNGVQNLGAGPQIQPVQVTDFSISKILGKDRKPAQDTSTSILDLSKSSSLSVRTAPTGGTGTGPGTGLTMPTPYGGYSMLPPDLVAMANATKFYAQFFPHLLPAYAAAAAAAGLSTPPTSPYQQQHHHQQTLPNQQKRFFAPYVINGQAQTPQQPLIRPKSTACTRPDCLECLDYYQRLQAGGGYKQTTPLISPAASSVSSSSGSVRPVRDLIMSAAGGSAAGTNISLTTVTNLSLSSVQSSTVGMMPKLAGGGLVTTAVGSNSGGMGGIAGYNPTSPEEISYKCRICEKVFGCSETLQAHEKTHKSPRYECADCGKGFSQLRNYKYHLSVHRGTKEFAAECPECGKTFNDKGYLSSHLKIHRNRKEYECPYCPKSFNQRVAFNMHVRIHTGVKPHKCNECGKRFSRKMLLKQHMRTHSGEKPYQCSVCGKSFADRSNMTLHHRLHSGIKPFSCPLCPKAFTKKHHLKTHLNYHTGCKPYVCPHPNCNQAFTQSSNMRTHAKKCQYRPLDGVTTSVLPAPGKGPQQIPPSTLAMAMAPTFAMPPPPGPLSLPPGPPQPPTQQTLLSNLRTF